The region GATAATTCCATAAACTGCCCCAAAAAAACAATAGTAGTGATATGAAGATTCCAACCAAGGGCTTTTCTTTTCGTAGAGACTCCATAACCAAGAGCATAGATAAGAGAGCACCAGCCAAGAATGCAATCAAGTATATGCCAACTTCTTCTGCCATATTCCCACCTCCAAAACACAAAGCACAAAAAGAAATAAAGAGTTAACTTTCCTATTCAAGTTCCAGTTCATTTCCCATGGACTCTCAGTCTCATCCACCCGAGAAGCGTCCCGAAGGGAAGGAAAATCGCCGTGAATAAATAGAGTAGCCTGAACATCGTTAACAGGGATTCCCTGATGAAAGAAACGTTATAATTTCTAGTGACAACAGTCAAAGCTACCACCATTCCAAACAGATAAAAGAGGGCGTAGAAGGCACCAAAGGCACCGCTCTCGGCGTATCTCCTCTCCAGCAGTCCCTTTTCCACGAGCTTCCTTGTTATCTCGTAGTCCTTCTCCGAAGCAAACGCAAACAGCGCCCCCATTAAAACACTTATGAGCGCGTTTTTGATTACGAACAGGTAAAGTCCCGAGCCGACGGCAACGAAATTGATGATTGCTCGGATTTTGAGTATCCACCCGGGTATGATATACCTATGCGCCATCATGGAGTAGTACCAGCCGGCGACAACAAAAACGTAGAGAGCAATTGAAACACTCCTTTCAAGGCCAGTGCCGGAGAAGTAAGAAATCACGAACAGAAGAATTGACGCTGAAAGCTCTCTCAGAAAATCCCGCCAGGAGTAAGTGATTTTCTCGGGTGTCTTACTCCCGCTATAAAACGCCGATGCGAGGAACATCAGGAAGGTGCCCGTTGCAAAGAGAATGCCAAGAGCTTTAACGATGGAAGCGAAGGAAGTTCCCGGTTTTGAAAAAGCTAGATACAAAAGTCCGAAGAGGAGCACACCGAACCCAAACGAGCCCATGAAAAAGATTAGATACCTCAAACCCCTGGATTTTAAGAGCCCGAACTTTCTCCATTCGGGTTCCTTTCGGACAACATAGGCCAGAGTATAGAGGAGCGCCAGGATAACCGCAAAGGGAAGGCTTTTTTCCAGTGAAATAGAGAGTTCCTGACCGAGTAGAGCCGTCAGAAAGAGGACTCCAGTAAGGAAGACCAGAAAAAGTTCATCCCTCTTCATCTACACACCCCTCAGATTGATACAATGGGTTCATCAAGTCTTCAACTTCTTTGAGCTCTTTCTCAAGCTTCGCAACCTCTTCTTTACTCCTCGTCTCAAAGGCTATCACAAGCACGCGGAGATTGCCGGGTCTATTTGGGACCATGTTTTATTTCCCCAACGCCAGTAAATGATACATAGCCCAATTAACTTTTCCTTAGCCAAACAGCAATCCCCACGCAACCCAAAGCTGGCCGAGGACAATCAGTGTCAGGGGCAGAGCCGTTGCCTTTCTGATTCTCTTGGACCCGTAGAAGCCGACCAGCCCAAAGAGGAAGTTCAGAGCAGAGAGCTCAAGGAGGGCATTCACAACCCTGTCGTTTCTTCCGAAGGCTATTAGCTCCGTGAGGTAGTGGGGGGCCGAGATATCTCCAACGTGAAGCGCGACGAGCCTAACCGCCAGGAGAATCCCCGTGAAGACGAGGTTGTACTCAACGACATAATCTATGAGGCCCCTGTGAGGTTCTTTACCTGTAAAAATCCGGTAGAGGGAGAGAGGAAACACCACCACCCAGATTGTCATCGAGATGAGCAGGACAAAAAACGAAAATATCAGCGCAAACATCGCAATGGCGTTGAGGACTCCCCACAGGGGGTTCTCTGTCAGGAGAACGGCAGAAGAAAACAGTCCCCAAAAGACAATGGCGTTGCCGAGGATGTTGAACACCTCTTTCGGAAGGTAAAGCCTCCCGTGGGTTTTCTCGATAATTTCTGGAAG is a window of Thermococcus sp. DNA encoding:
- a CDS encoding potassium transporter Kef, with the translated sequence MKRDELFLVFLTGVLFLTALLGQELSISLEKSLPFAVILALLYTLAYVVRKEPEWRKFGLLKSRGLRYLIFFMGSFGFGVLLFGLLYLAFSKPGTSFASIVKALGILFATGTFLMFLASAFYSGSKTPEKITYSWRDFLRELSASILLFVISYFSGTGLERSVSIALYVFVVAGWYYSMMAHRYIIPGWILKIRAIINFVAVGSGLYLFVIKNALISVLMGALFAFASEKDYEITRKLVEKGLLERRYAESGAFGAFYALFYLFGMVVALTVVTRNYNVSFIRESLLTMFRLLYLFTAIFLPFGTLLGWMRLRVHGK